A section of the Kribbella sp. HUAS MG21 genome encodes:
- a CDS encoding C40 family peptidase: MRTPPRATSGGQVASAGKTGRAGKVLLSGVLAICLAGAMAVPTLPAEAAKPKPPVIPSKAAVERAKQAAASKAAQVAAIERQLAAANARLEQLGIASGVAAEAYNGAVYRLQQAKAEAAAAAARAAEAQQTLTAQRQQIGRFAAASYQGGGDVAKIAPLFTADGPQDLLDQAGTAHSVSAAMQGSYLRFTATQVMTNLFKVQADQAVVKVKKATDEAARAKQAAEAAEAAQSAAVTTIGVQRKQSISQLATLQNISVQVADQRQRGLEELARQRAAAIAAKKAAELKARIAAREAAERRREAAERAREAREEAAERAREQKEQREREKQNSGGKKDDGRNDDSRNDPPKRDKPSKPSRDDGGSKNTRGGVQEVIDFAMRQRGDMYLWGGTGPDRWDCSGLTQAAWRQAGVQLPHYSVAQYEQIRHIDEDELRPGDLIFWSLDPDDPGTIHHVGMYLGDGRMIHAPRSGKPVQIDSVYYWEPPDFFGRP; the protein is encoded by the coding sequence ATGCGGACGCCCCCCAGGGCCACGTCCGGCGGGCAGGTGGCGAGTGCTGGGAAGACCGGCCGGGCAGGCAAGGTGCTGCTCTCCGGTGTGCTCGCGATCTGCTTGGCCGGTGCCATGGCCGTGCCCACGCTCCCGGCCGAGGCCGCCAAGCCGAAGCCGCCGGTGATCCCGTCCAAGGCCGCGGTCGAGCGGGCCAAGCAGGCCGCCGCCTCGAAGGCCGCCCAGGTCGCCGCGATCGAGCGGCAGCTCGCCGCCGCGAACGCCCGCCTCGAGCAGCTCGGCATCGCCTCCGGCGTCGCCGCCGAGGCGTACAACGGCGCCGTCTACCGGCTGCAGCAGGCGAAGGCCGAGGCAGCCGCCGCCGCGGCCCGGGCGGCCGAGGCGCAGCAGACGCTGACCGCCCAGCGGCAGCAGATCGGCCGCTTCGCCGCGGCGTCGTACCAGGGTGGTGGCGATGTGGCGAAGATCGCACCGCTGTTCACCGCGGACGGGCCGCAGGACCTGCTCGACCAGGCCGGTACGGCGCACTCGGTGTCGGCCGCGATGCAGGGGTCGTACCTGCGGTTCACCGCGACCCAGGTGATGACGAACCTGTTCAAGGTGCAGGCCGACCAGGCGGTCGTGAAGGTGAAGAAGGCGACCGACGAGGCCGCTCGGGCGAAGCAGGCCGCCGAGGCCGCGGAGGCGGCGCAGTCGGCGGCCGTGACCACGATCGGCGTCCAGCGGAAGCAGTCGATCTCGCAGCTCGCCACGCTGCAGAACATCTCGGTCCAGGTCGCCGACCAGCGGCAGCGCGGGCTCGAGGAGCTCGCGCGGCAGCGGGCCGCCGCGATCGCCGCGAAGAAGGCCGCCGAGCTGAAGGCGCGGATCGCCGCCCGGGAGGCCGCCGAGCGGCGCCGGGAAGCGGCGGAGCGGGCCCGGGAGGCGCGCGAGGAGGCGGCCGAGCGGGCGCGCGAGCAGAAGGAGCAGCGCGAGCGCGAGAAGCAGAACAGCGGCGGCAAGAAGGACGACGGCAGGAACGACGACAGCCGGAACGACCCGCCGAAGCGCGACAAGCCGTCCAAGCCGAGCCGCGACGACGGCGGCAGCAAGAACACCCGCGGCGGCGTGCAGGAGGTCATCGACTTCGCGATGCGGCAGCGCGGCGACATGTACCTGTGGGGCGGGACCGGCCCGGACCGCTGGGACTGCTCCGGACTGACCCAGGCGGCCTGGCGGCAGGCCGGCGTACAGCTGCCGCACTACAGCGTCGCGCAGTACGAGCAGATCCGGCACATCGACGAGGACGAGCTGCGGCCCGGCGACCTGATCTTCTGGTCGCTGGATCCGGACGACCCGGGCACCATCCACCACGTCGGGATGTACCTCGGCGACGGCCGGATGATCCACGCGCCGCGGAGCGGCAAGCCGGTGCAGATCGACAGCGTCTACTACTGGGAACCGCCGGACTTCTTCGGCCGTCCCTAA
- a CDS encoding SDR family oxidoreductase encodes MQEHVVVVGGSSGMGRALAAELVAQGSEVTIAGRSPGKLSAAGRELGVRTVAADLASEADIERLFATTGPVSHVVTTAADVGGAYQPIGTYDVHAARAAVDSKLLGPLLLAKHAAPVLEAGGSIVFTSGIAAYRPGPRASLLAALNGALASLAAALAVELAPLRVNVVSPGWVDTPIWQDVAGDAAPATLAAMAERLPVGRIGRPADIAAAIIALLRNGFVTGTVLHADGGHRLV; translated from the coding sequence GTGCAGGAACACGTTGTCGTCGTCGGCGGCAGCTCCGGGATGGGGCGCGCGCTCGCGGCCGAACTCGTTGCCCAGGGCAGCGAAGTCACGATCGCCGGCCGATCCCCCGGAAAGCTCTCGGCAGCCGGCAGGGAACTCGGTGTCCGGACCGTCGCGGCGGACCTGGCGAGCGAAGCGGACATCGAGCGGCTGTTCGCGACCACCGGCCCGGTCAGCCACGTCGTCACCACCGCCGCCGACGTCGGCGGCGCGTACCAGCCGATCGGCACGTACGACGTCCACGCGGCCCGAGCGGCCGTCGACTCGAAGTTGCTCGGGCCGCTGCTGCTCGCGAAGCACGCGGCCCCGGTGCTCGAGGCCGGCGGTTCGATCGTCTTCACGTCGGGCATCGCGGCGTACCGTCCCGGACCGCGGGCGTCGTTGCTCGCGGCGCTCAACGGCGCCCTCGCGTCGCTCGCGGCCGCGCTCGCGGTCGAACTGGCGCCGCTGCGGGTCAACGTCGTCTCGCCCGGCTGGGTCGACACCCCGATCTGGCAGGACGTCGCCGGTGACGCGGCGCCCGCGACCCTCGCGGCGATGGCCGAACGGCTGCCGGTCGGGCGGATCGGCCGGCCGGCGGACATCGCGGCCGCGATCATCGCCCTGCTGCGCAACGGATTCGTCACCGGCACCGTGCTGCACGCCGACGGCGGGCACCGGCTCGTCTGA
- a CDS encoding LysR substrate-binding domain-containing protein, with the protein MELRQLRYFVAVAEELHFGNAAARLYISTPTLSQQVRQLEREVGAALLIRHSRGVELTPAGQVLLARARETIQAAGLALKDTRRAAGLDEPVLRLGLLNGVPGPLPAALEQLAAERFPNSTVTLEAGTTTDQLRMLISGEIDLGLVRTPLTLPPAISSEHLATEELGVLLAATHPLAAHHELGLDDLSGLELVWIPRAAAPEFYDDAIGRLGTGVRLSSISMSHAQLRSALQVRRTAISLGSRRAATPDVVWRPLRGRPLVARYAAVWRTDSANPVLRAMTVSPGLTAIRQQVVVD; encoded by the coding sequence GTGGAGCTCCGGCAGCTGCGGTACTTCGTGGCCGTGGCCGAGGAGCTGCACTTCGGCAACGCCGCCGCCCGGCTGTACATCTCCACGCCGACGCTCAGCCAGCAGGTCCGGCAGCTGGAGCGGGAGGTCGGGGCGGCGCTGCTGATCCGGCACAGCCGCGGCGTCGAGCTCACCCCGGCGGGTCAGGTGCTGCTGGCCCGCGCCCGGGAGACCATCCAGGCGGCCGGCCTCGCGCTGAAGGACACCCGCCGGGCCGCCGGCCTGGACGAGCCGGTGCTCCGCCTCGGCCTGCTGAACGGCGTCCCCGGGCCGCTCCCGGCCGCGCTCGAGCAGCTCGCCGCCGAACGTTTCCCGAACAGCACGGTCACCCTGGAAGCCGGCACCACCACCGACCAGCTGCGGATGCTGATCAGCGGCGAGATCGACCTCGGCCTGGTCCGTACGCCGCTCACGTTGCCGCCGGCCATCAGCTCCGAACACCTCGCCACCGAGGAGCTCGGCGTCCTGCTCGCCGCGACGCACCCGCTGGCCGCGCACCACGAGCTGGGTCTCGACGACCTCAGCGGCCTCGAACTCGTCTGGATCCCGCGGGCCGCCGCACCCGAGTTCTACGACGACGCGATCGGCCGGCTCGGGACCGGCGTACGGCTGAGCAGCATCAGCATGAGCCACGCCCAGCTCCGGTCCGCGTTGCAAGTCCGCCGTACCGCGATCAGTCTCGGCTCCCGTCGCGCGGCCACTCCGGACGTCGTCTGGCGCCCCCTCCGCGGCCGTCCGCTCGTGGCGCGGTACGCCGCCGTGTGGCGCACCGACTCGGCCAACCCGGTGCTCCGCGCGATGACCGTTAGCCCCGGCCTAACGGCCATTAGGCAACAAGTCGTGGTGGACTGA
- a CDS encoding inorganic diphosphatase, giving the protein MEFDVFIEIPKGTRNKYELDHQTGRLRLDRTLFTATQYPSDYGFIEDTLGQDGDPLDALVLLPEPTFPGCLIRARAIGMFRMTDEKGPDDKVLCVPAGDPRQEHLRDIHHVPEFDRLEIQHFFEVYKDLEPGKSVEGATWVGRADAEAEIKASFERLKTESH; this is encoded by the coding sequence ATGGAGTTCGACGTCTTCATCGAGATCCCCAAGGGGACCCGGAACAAGTACGAGCTGGACCACCAGACCGGCCGGCTCCGGCTCGACCGGACGCTGTTCACGGCCACCCAGTATCCGTCCGACTACGGGTTCATCGAGGACACCCTCGGTCAGGACGGCGACCCGCTGGACGCCCTGGTGCTGCTGCCCGAGCCCACGTTCCCCGGCTGCCTGATCCGCGCCCGGGCGATCGGCATGTTCCGGATGACCGACGAGAAGGGCCCCGACGACAAGGTCCTCTGCGTCCCGGCCGGCGACCCGCGCCAGGAGCACCTGCGCGACATCCACCACGTGCCGGAGTTCGACCGGCTGGAGATCCAGCACTTCTTCGAGGTCTACAAGGACCTCGAACCGGGCAAGTCCGTCGAGGGCGCCACCTGGGTCGGCCGCGCCGACGCCGAGGCCGAGATCAAGGCCTCCTTCGAGCGGCTCAAGACCGAGAGTCACTGA